Below is a window of Rattus norvegicus strain BN/NHsdMcwi chromosome 5, GRCr8, whole genome shotgun sequence DNA.
ATCTCATTTTCCATGAAGAGCTAGAGCATGGAAGAGGGAACATAGAAATCactgggtgggggttggggatttagctcagtggtagagcgcttgcctagcaagggcaaggccctggatttggtccccagctctgggaaaaaaaaaaaaagaaatcactgggTCGGGACTGGATAAGCGTGAGTGCTTTTCAAGGATGCAAACGACCTTCCTACATACACCATGTTGGTCTGATGCAGCCATTGCTGTGCTTTCGTGCCTTGAGCTGAATCTTGCCCATGCTGGAACCCAGAGGCCTCCGACTAGAATGCTATGAGTTGTGTGGGCAGATCATAGAAGGTCATGTCCTGGGTGTTGATCTCAATATGTAGTGAGACTGAGTTTGAGAGAAGTGTCCTAGACTTAGTGCACAAGAGTTGTCTTGTACTGAGAGATGCATCTACCTCTGCTCTGCAAGTGCTTTAATCAAAGGCATCAGGCACAACCGCTTGGCTTCAATAAATCAGCTTTTGCCTCTATGGGTTTGGCCTAAGAATCTTCCCGTGTATGGATCTAATCCAATTTACCTGCACCATTCAAATCTGAAAAATGAGCAAGTTGGTGGAgacacaatttttttttggtattcACAGATAATATTTAttacacacacatggtattccAGGCAGTTTATAAATATGTCCCAATATAATGTAAGGTTTAATTCTCATAATTGCCCTGAGTCAAAGACCATCTGCGTACTCACTTTACAGGTGAAAATTAGCTAAGTTCCTTATCCCAACAGAAGCCCATTTACCATCAAGGCTCTGAAGCTTTAATTCAGGAGCTCTCGCCTAAGAGTACCCTCAAGACACTAAGAGAAATCCTAGCCATTTCTTCATCAGGCCATGCATTCCAGTTATGTTTTCAACAATggtgtttttattcattttcttaagGAGAACTCCTAACATGAAGTAAGCTTCAGAACAAGCAAATCTTTGAAGGAGACGCGATTTTTTGAATGAGAGGCTGACTTTGGCTGGGAGGGTGTGGCTACAAAGGGAGGATTCAGCTGAAAGGTATATAAAGAGtcagagcaggcagagaaactCTCAGTCTTTTGGAGTTTGGAGTCACAGCCTCACCTGACCTGATAATGGTGTTCTGTCAACAGTGTCCAGATCAAGTAAGTCCCTCAGCTCCATCAGGATACCTCATCTCATGCAATCCAGTCTTTCCTGTCCTCACTTCAAGTTTTCTTTCTATAACTTTTTGTAGTATAATTTTTTACTTGGTGGTTCTTCCATTTGAGATGAGCTTTTTTCTCCATAAGATTGCCTGGCCTGTATCCTAAATATAATGTACTTTTCgccttatatccacttatcagctaGTGCACACCAtacatgtcattttgggtctgggttaactCAGTCAGCATGGTATtcactagttccatccattcacctgCAAAATTAATGATgtgttcattttttaatagctgaatagtattccgttTTGTATATtaactgcattttctgtatccatatttTGATTGACTATTATCTgggttttttctagcttctggctactacaaattagtctgctatgaaaatagtggagcacgtgtcctagTGGTATGGTGTGGGATCTTATGGATATATGCCCATATATACAAGGGCTGTCTTGTCAGGTAGAACTGTTTCCACTTTTCAGAGGAACAACCCAggtgatttcctgagtggttgcaccagtttgtaatcccatcaGCAACGGAGGACTGTTCCTTttttcccacatcctcaccagcatgtgcagccatttgagtttttaattttagccattctgattgttgtaAGGTGGAATATcaaggttattttgatttgcatttccctgaagactatggactttaaacatttttaagtgtttcttagccattcgagaCTCTTCTATGGTTTAATTAGGGGAAAAATTGAAGATGAAGAGGAGAGCAACACCATAGGTAGAAAAACAGTCTCAAGTAGACTGGAAAGCCAAgcgctcccagagactgagccatgaGACCAAGCAGCATACACAGACTGGTCCAAAGCCAccggcacatatatagcagagggctgctgggtctgggttcagtgaggGGAGATGCACCTAGTCCTGGAGACACCTGAGGCCCTAGAGATGTGTGATTTTGGGGGCTTGGCATGGGAGGCGAACACCATcttggagggaaggggaaggaggaataggatgaggaTCTGTGGGAGGGGGGCGATGGCTggaatgtaattaaaaaaagattGCCTGGTCTGAGACTCAGAGATTCTCCTACCTTGGCCACTTGAGCACTGCTTAACCAGATTAACACAAGTGTGTTCTGATTATAGCTTTTAATTGAGTCATTTTGTTCCCGtggtaatttttcattttatttcggTTTGTCTCTGTCTTTTGAGACTGCCTCACTAAAAATgtcagggtgaccttgaatttcagGCACTCTGAGCTGGTATATCAGATATGAATTATTCAAGTGTCTACACTACTAAACTTTATGGTACTTTAACAGTGTACTCTTATACACTAAATGAATAGATACAGAACTAAATGAATAACACAAAGCAGGCAAACATAATATGCCAATTATCTGCTTACTGACACATAGTCTTTTAATTTCAGGGAATCTAGGTTGTCCTCAAACTTGCAGGAAGAAACCTCCATGTGTATATttccatacatatatgtgtgtatggatatgtacatatatgactgtatctgtgtgtgtatttaatagACTTTATATCCCAgtcagtttgctttcttctctcctcccataCCCATCCATGACAGCAAAAGTAAGATAGAGCCTGGATGGTCTCTAAGGTTAATGGCTCTCTaatttacatagcaagtttcaatTCAGGCATGGTTAAAAAAATGTCTAaaagaagcaaagcaaaaaaccattaaataaacaaaaacaaacaaggtaTTTCTATCTGTTGATTGAGGCATGGTCTACTCTTTTCAAGAAACCCAGAATGTATTCAGAATTTCAGGAAGAAGCTAGCCTGTTTTTTTTTGTAAAGTGTTCAAATGAAAAATCTGACTATCacttgaaattaaaatttatgcttctttttgttactTTATTTGGTCTTCCATTAATTTTTGTGGTCACAATATGTTCTGGTGCTGTAGAAATAACCATGACACTGAGctggtgatcttcctgccttccccaTGTGAATTATAATCTCCACTTCATGGTTTCTTCTTTCTGGATGCTTTATAAAGAGTTATAGCCTTTACCAATGGACACTGAAGGTTTGCTGACATTAGTGTTTCTTTCCCACTCTACTTATCTCTCTAGCTAGCAGAACTCAAGCCTGTAGCCTTCCCAACACATTCTCCAAAATGCTTGTATAGGTGATAATCAAAGATTGGTGTCAATACCTAATGATGGTAATTTCAAATGtgttgggttcggtccccagctccgaaaaaaagaaccaaaaaaaaaaaatcagatgtgttgTGACTTACTCCATGCAGTGTTGCTGGATATATTGAGATTGTGGAAAGTTGGGAAACTGTATTTCTATGCTTTCTTTGAGGGCTTGAAGAGCTAAGCACAGTCTATTCATCATCAAACAACTGTCTGAGCCCTTCAGTGTTCCTGGTGATCATTTCCTAGTGGGATGTGTTTGCCCCAGTTATGCCTGCAAAAGGATGTGTTCTTTGGGAACTAGGATACTTGGGGGACACTTCACACCACCAGAGACAATTATGGCTTTGAAACCAACAAAGGTTGGACCAAACAGGTTTGGATTAGACATGCTATGTTGGCACAGGCTGAGTAGTGGTAGAACACAtatttaatttcagcacttgggaggcacaggcagacaAATCTCTTTGGGGTTCATGCCAGTGTAGTCtataaagcaagtttcaggacaaccatgGTATAGATTGGTCTTTAAAGTCTTtgttacaaaggaaaaaaaaaaccaacacctGAGAGTGCTCAAATTAATAGACCGAGTTCTCCATCCTCATCAGTAGTGATCTAGCCCTCACAATCCCCTGTGTGGGCAGAAGGGCTTCCTAAATTTGTTGTCATTAATGGTATATTTTTTCCTGCTACTGTAGGATGACTCTTCAGAAGAAGACACAATGGAAGTCTACTCCCCACCCACCCTTCAGAGCCTGGCAATTCAGAGGCTACTGAGGGAGGAGGCCTTGGCCATTTCTGCTCTCAAGGATCTGCCAAATAGGCTGCTCCCAGTGATATTTGAGGAAGCCTTCATAGCTGGACATACAAAGATCTTGACGGCCATGATACCTGTGTGGCCCTTCCCATACCTTTCTGTAGGATTGATGATAAAGAACCTCAACCTGGACTCTTTGAAGGCTGTGCTGGAAGGCCTAGACTTACTGATTTCACGAAAGGTTTGCTCCAGGTAGGAAAGGTCAGCTGGGGTTGGAGGAAGGTTTTCTGAGTACTGACAATGAATAACTCAGGACAGAGAATATTTGGCCAACTGTGGATCAGAGGCTTCTTATCTTCAATTCTTCACCCTACAGTCATGACTGTTCCTTTCAGTGTGTAGAGGCTTAGCGTAGTGTAGAGGCTTGGGTTCAGTCTCAGCAATTGGGGAAAATAATGTCTAATGTGGAAGACAGAAATGGGTAGACACACCCAGTGAGGAAGAGGACTTTTTCCGCATTCCATGATGATACAAGTGAATGAGGTTGGGATTAAGGGGTCTGGAATGTAGGGAAGTAAGACAGGGATAAAGATGCCCTTCTTACATAGAATGCTATCCATTTACTCAGCATGAGGTTCAGGGTTTGATTCTAGACCTAGGAAAAACTAAAGTTTTAGAAGAAACAGCTGATGTGTAGGATGTGGAAGAGAATCCTACTGTAAGAAATATCCTCTCTTACCTTCTGAGAATTATACTCATTCCTCCCACAGTAGGtgcaaactcagagagatcaatTGGATGGATATACACCATGAGTTATCTGGAATATGGGCTGGatacaatgaaaatgaaggcttaGCAGAGTTCACGACACAGAAGCAGCCAGTGGAGACCTGTCCTGACTGTGGGATGAAGAAAGATTTGAATGTGATTACTCGACTCCAACTCAGGGAGGGCAGATTTGATGAAACTAATACATACCTATTGAAGTGGGCCCAACAGAGAAAAGATTCCTTTCATCTATGCTGCAGAATGCTGGAGATTTGGGGCTTAACCGAGGCTGCAGACATAGAAGTCTTCAAAATTGTACATGCAAACTGTAtacaagtgctgaggttaaagtaTGTCTTCCTAGAAGATTTGGCTATGCTTAATCCCTACCTGAGACAGATGAACAATCTCTTCACACTCATGCTAGATGGCATCAATCGTAGACCCAGAATGGGCAATTTTGAAAAGCTTAATCAGCAGAATGTGATCACATGGATTTCTCAACTTCCCACATTCTACTGTCTCCAGGAACTCTGTATAGATAATGTCTACTGTATAAAAGGCAGCCTGAAAGAATGGCTCAGGTAAGGAAGGACTGAGAGGGTGTGGAACATCAGAGAAAATACATATCTTTTccttgtgtttctctttctttcattatgtttctgtttctgtttctgttttgttttgttttctttttcaagctAGAAAGTCTAGTATGGTCTGGCCACCATAAACCTAGCACTATTAGAGACATAGCATATCTGAAGAGATGAACTCTGTGCTAAGATATATGATGAGCATGCCTCTTATTGGTCATGTGTGAAATGTTTTGTGTCCCGAAACAGGTTTAGTCGATGAGAAATATGAAACACTGGGGTGAAGATAGAATTATAGATCTTAAAGCAACTAAACCTGTGTGAACTCCTAAAACAAGAAGACGTTACTGAATTCTTTTTGGGGTAGGCACTCCTTTCTACATGCACCACATTGTCCTGATCTATCCATTGGTGTGGTTTCCTGTAATGGAATCATGTTTATGGTGATATCCACAGGCCTCAGGGTAGAATGCTCTGAGTTGTGTGAGCAGACAACAAAAGGCAATGTCCTGGGGGGTTGACTTCAATATACAGTCAGAATGAATCTGGGAGAAGTGTCTTCTGCTTTGCTTCCAATCCTATCAACCCACTTCAACACAATTCTCAGAAATCAATCATTTTCTCTCTCCTCAGTTGCCTGAAGAAGCCCTTGGAGGTACTTAACATCACTAACTGTCACCTCTCACAGTCAGACTTGGATTACCTGCCCTATTGCCCGAATATTTTTGAGCTCAAATGTTTGAAACTTATTAACATTAAATTATGCTATTTAGTCCTTGAGCCTCTTGGGTTTCTCCTTGAGAGACTCAAACATACCCTGGAATGCCTGGAATTGAGATGTTGTGATATGGGCGAATCTCAGTTCAAAACCCTACTGCCTGCCCTAAGCCAATGTTCCCACCTCAAGGAAGTCAATTTCTGGGAGAATGAAATCTCCCTGCTTTTCCTGAAACAACTTCTACACCACACTTCTACACTGAGCCAACTGACCTTTGAGATATACCCTGCACCTCTTGAGTGCTATGATGACTGGAGTGTAATACTAACAGACATATTAAAAAACATTTGTCCTGAGCTCCTGGATATACTCAAGGCCAAAAGACAGCCCAAGAAGGTCGCCATTGCTACAGCTCAATGCTCTAACTGTGAAGGCTTCTATGTTtatgatatggagacaaaatgttgCTATTTTGAATATGGACTATTTTAAGGTTGATTGTGGAACAGAGAAATGGAACCTTGAGGAAATCTTAAGTGAATGTCCATTGTTGAAAGGAACATGGATA
It encodes the following:
- the Oog1 gene encoding oogenesin-3, with the translated sequence MEVYSPPTLQSLAIQRLLREEALAISALKDLPNRLLPVIFEEAFIAGHTKILTAMIPVWPFPYLSVGLMIKNLNLDSLKAVLEGLDLLISRKVCSSRCKLREINWMDIHHELSGIWAGYNENEGLAEFTTQKQPVETCPDCGMKKDLNVITRLQLREGRFDETNTYLLKWAQQRKDSFHLCCRMLEIWGLTEAADIEVFKIVHANCIQVLRLKYVFLEDLAMLNPYLRQMNNLFTLMLDGINRRPRMGNFEKLNQQNVITWISQLPTFYCLQELCIDNVYCIKGSLKEWLSCLKKPLEVLNITNCHLSQSDLDYLPYCPNIFELKCLKLINIKLCYLVLEPLGFLLERLKHTLECLELRCCDMGESQFKTLLPALSQCSHLKEVNFWENEISLLFLKQLLHHTSTLSQLTFEIYPAPLECYDDWSVILTDILKNICPELLDILKAKRQPKKVAIATAQCSNCEGFYVYDMETKCCYFEYGLF